A genome region from Candidatus Hydrogenedentota bacterium includes the following:
- the yajC gene encoding preprotein translocase subunit YajC, with product MNMVFFMMALFGVMYFLMIRPNQKREKERQAMLSALSKGDRVVTAGGIFGTIVGLTEKTVVLRVSEEPGVKIEFLRSAVSRAVPRDGKGE from the coding sequence ATGAATATGGTTTTCTTCATGATGGCCCTCTTTGGCGTCATGTATTTCTTAATGATCCGGCCCAACCAGAAGCGCGAAAAGGAGCGGCAGGCCATGCTTTCCGCGCTTTCAAAGGGTGACAGAGTCGTTACCGCGGGGGGGATTTTCGGCACCATCGTGGGTTTGACGGAAAAGACTGTGGTGCTTCGGGTTAGCGAAGAACCTGGTGTAAAGATTGAGTTTCTACGTTCCGCGGTTTCTCGTGCAGTACCGCGCGACGGAAAAGGGGAGTAA
- the secD gene encoding protein translocase subunit SecD, whose product MKRHLYRTLLVYGVLLLGLVYVYPTMGWMTLSDAQRAERLERWKKEDQKVERLGYWATVAKKASRWAEFDRDWVINLGLDLQGGVQMVVGVDYNALDPKVKDRLINEQKMTEAAIKKEMQQQVLQRIERRLRGFGASEPIVQTMGDDQIQVQVPGEKDIERIRNLIFIRSFLTFHIVAGEDEMVKIISDIDKHFKNDFVPRLERSALREEQGLLAVKDGMFERVQEIVKEAATVPGLIPDDKMIAFSKDPLPGEPQKHFIYVLNKEPLMTGDNLTQAGARPDENTGGSKWMILFNLNAAAGREFGERTQANIDKPMAIVVDNVVLSAPTIRDRITTSGQITGNFSQDEAVGLAINLNAGSLPVPVREDQAGLVGPSLGADSINKGVESSIVGLIIVCIFMIVYYRVAGLVANIALFMNALLLLGCMAYIQATLTLPGIAGVILTLGMAVDANVLIYERMREEIRNGKSLLACIEGGYAHAMNAIVDSNVTTLIAGVVLIQFGSGPVKGFAITLCIGIASSMFTALVVTRAVFDFLASKKWLTKVYFMHLIPSDTNVPFMKWRRPLMIASVVAIVGGLGLFFARGDKMYGVEFTTGTNVIASLKADSPISAENVRAELTGSGFVEPTVTAYEQIGNEKANRFMIHLGEVAKGATVGAEQTGQAEQTDQSKTEQSATPDNSIASRVQESLGKLAGAADKVEIEKIDMVGPTVGRQLKVDAFKAIAWASIFLLIYLWFRFELRFSVAALVATAHDVAFTLGLFALTGRQVSLGVVAAILTIIGYSMNDTVIVFDRIREDLKLYRGRGMTLLEIMNKSVNQTLSRTLITSTLTLFVVIVLLFRGGATINDFAFALALGIIIGTYSSIFIASPTVYYWERLVARFEARKGTDNDDNTPSRRRRKSTKPAVEDGATTV is encoded by the coding sequence ATGAAAAGGCATTTATATCGCACACTTTTGGTGTACGGCGTCCTGTTGCTGGGACTCGTCTATGTTTATCCGACTATGGGTTGGATGACTCTTTCGGATGCCCAAAGGGCTGAACGGCTCGAACGCTGGAAGAAGGAAGACCAGAAGGTAGAGCGGCTGGGCTACTGGGCAACTGTCGCGAAGAAGGCAAGCCGGTGGGCCGAGTTTGACCGGGATTGGGTTATCAATCTGGGTCTCGACCTTCAGGGTGGCGTGCAGATGGTGGTTGGCGTGGACTACAACGCGCTCGACCCCAAAGTAAAAGACCGCCTCATCAACGAGCAGAAGATGACCGAGGCCGCGATCAAGAAGGAAATGCAGCAGCAGGTATTGCAGCGCATTGAACGGCGGTTGCGCGGATTCGGCGCGAGCGAGCCCATTGTTCAGACGATGGGCGACGACCAGATTCAGGTTCAGGTGCCGGGTGAAAAAGACATCGAACGTATTCGCAACCTCATCTTCATCCGGTCATTCCTCACCTTTCATATCGTAGCTGGCGAAGATGAAATGGTGAAGATCATCTCCGACATCGACAAGCACTTTAAGAATGATTTTGTGCCACGGCTGGAACGTTCTGCGCTGAGAGAGGAACAGGGTCTCCTTGCGGTCAAGGACGGCATGTTTGAGCGCGTGCAGGAGATCGTAAAGGAAGCCGCGACCGTACCGGGACTCATTCCAGACGACAAGATGATCGCCTTCAGCAAGGACCCGTTACCCGGGGAACCTCAGAAGCACTTCATCTATGTTTTGAACAAAGAGCCGTTGATGACCGGCGACAATTTGACCCAAGCGGGGGCGCGACCGGACGAAAATACCGGCGGCAGCAAATGGATGATTCTATTCAATCTCAATGCGGCCGCAGGGCGCGAGTTTGGCGAGCGCACGCAAGCGAACATCGACAAGCCGATGGCCATCGTGGTGGACAATGTCGTCTTGTCCGCCCCGACGATCCGTGATCGCATTACCACAAGCGGTCAGATCACGGGCAATTTCTCTCAAGATGAGGCCGTTGGGTTGGCTATCAACCTGAATGCCGGATCGTTGCCGGTTCCGGTGCGCGAAGATCAAGCCGGTCTGGTTGGCCCGAGCCTGGGTGCGGACTCCATTAACAAGGGTGTCGAATCGTCGATAGTGGGTCTCATCATCGTCTGCATTTTCATGATCGTCTACTATCGAGTGGCTGGCCTCGTCGCGAATATAGCCCTATTTATGAACGCGCTGCTTCTGCTCGGATGCATGGCGTATATTCAAGCCACGCTAACATTGCCGGGTATCGCAGGCGTAATCCTTACGCTGGGTATGGCAGTAGACGCCAACGTGCTGATCTACGAACGCATGCGCGAGGAAATCCGGAACGGGAAGTCGCTCCTCGCGTGTATCGAAGGCGGTTATGCTCACGCGATGAACGCCATCGTCGACTCGAACGTCACCACGCTTATTGCAGGCGTCGTTCTAATTCAGTTCGGATCAGGACCTGTTAAGGGGTTTGCGATCACGCTGTGTATCGGTATCGCGTCCAGTATGTTCACCGCGCTCGTCGTGACGCGGGCCGTGTTCGACTTCCTTGCGTCGAAGAAGTGGCTCACCAAAGTGTACTTCATGCACCTCATTCCGTCGGATACGAATGTGCCGTTCATGAAGTGGCGCCGTCCGCTGATGATAGCAAGTGTCGTAGCAATCGTGGGCGGCCTGGGCCTGTTTTTTGCTCGTGGCGACAAGATGTATGGTGTCGAGTTCACGACGGGTACCAACGTTATCGCTTCGTTGAAAGCAGATAGCCCGATAAGCGCGGAGAACGTTCGCGCGGAACTGACGGGCAGCGGTTTTGTCGAGCCGACGGTGACGGCATACGAGCAGATAGGCAATGAGAAGGCGAATCGATTCATGATTCACCTTGGCGAAGTTGCCAAAGGCGCGACGGTCGGTGCTGAGCAAACCGGACAAGCGGAACAGACCGATCAATCCAAGACTGAGCAATCCGCGACGCCAGACAATTCCATTGCGAGCCGGGTCCAAGAATCCCTTGGAAAACTCGCTGGGGCTGCCGACAAAGTCGAGATCGAGAAGATCGATATGGTCGGGCCAACCGTGGGTCGTCAACTCAAGGTTGATGCATTCAAAGCGATTGCATGGGCGTCAATCTTCCTTTTGATTTATCTGTGGTTCCGGTTTGAATTGCGGTTCTCGGTTGCCGCGCTTGTGGCGACCGCGCACGACGTGGCGTTTACGCTGGGCTTGTTTGCGTTGACCGGAAGACAAGTGTCGCTGGGTGTGGTGGCCGCAATCCTGACGATCATCGGTTACTCGATGAACGATACAGTTATCGTGTTCGACCGTATTCGCGAGGATCTGAAGCTGTACCGGGGCCGTGGAATGACGCTCCTGGAGATCATGAACAAGAGCGTCAACCAAACCTTGAGCAGAACGCTGATCACGAGTACCCTGACCCTGTTCGTGGTTATTGTGTTGTTGTTCCGAGGTGGCGCAACGATCAATGACTTTGCCTTCGCGCTAGCTCTCGGAATCATCATCGGTACCTATTCCTCGATCTTCATCGCAAGCCCGACGGTGTACTACTGGGAACGGCTTGTGGCGCGTTTCGAAGCACGGAAGGGTACGGACAACGACGACAACACGCCGTCGCGCCGCCGTCGCAAGTCCACAAAGCCGGCCGTTGAGGACGGAGCCACGACGGTCTAA
- a CDS encoding VIT1/CCC1 transporter family protein, whose protein sequence is MDAKTLSQWRRHYRDEVDAAYLYRTLAAVEPREERKNVYERLARVEDRHVEVWSKLFREKGLNVPKAIPTATARLKATVARQFGGDLLLKQLLREEGQEVKGYLQFHKESGPGAAQDAALKLARESAQHASALRDLDGTGAGESWHKLESGDLLRNIVYGFNDGLTANFGLVAGVMGAEAAPHFIVLSGLAGMIADALSMGSSGYLASKSEQEVHDHEIAMEREEIRLMPDLEREELALIYEAKGMSPDQAKQLAEDMMKTPDRALEEMVREELQIGEQRTTPMKEAWTTGIATAIGAFIPVAPFMVMSNAMHAAWVSFTIAMVSHFAVGAARSLFTGRGVFRSGFDMFLVGLGVAGIGYLFGYLLTGVVG, encoded by the coding sequence TTGGATGCAAAGACACTCTCCCAGTGGCGACGTCATTACCGCGACGAAGTCGATGCGGCATATCTCTATCGCACGTTGGCGGCGGTGGAACCGCGTGAAGAACGCAAGAACGTCTATGAACGCTTGGCGCGCGTGGAAGATCGCCACGTCGAGGTCTGGAGCAAACTGTTCCGTGAGAAGGGACTCAACGTTCCCAAGGCTATTCCGACCGCAACAGCACGTCTGAAGGCGACCGTTGCGCGGCAGTTCGGCGGAGATCTGCTCCTAAAACAACTGCTTCGCGAAGAAGGTCAGGAAGTCAAGGGATACTTGCAGTTTCACAAGGAAAGCGGACCCGGCGCGGCGCAGGATGCCGCGCTAAAGTTGGCGCGCGAATCGGCACAGCACGCATCCGCGTTACGCGATCTGGACGGCACCGGCGCGGGCGAGTCTTGGCATAAACTCGAATCGGGCGATCTCCTGCGGAATATCGTATACGGATTTAACGACGGCTTGACTGCCAACTTCGGTTTGGTCGCTGGCGTGATGGGCGCGGAGGCCGCCCCGCATTTCATAGTCCTGTCGGGCCTGGCAGGGATGATCGCGGACGCTCTGTCCATGGGGTCATCCGGCTATTTGGCATCGAAGAGCGAGCAAGAGGTGCACGACCACGAAATCGCGATGGAACGGGAAGAAATTCGACTCATGCCGGACCTCGAGCGCGAAGAATTGGCGCTAATCTACGAAGCGAAGGGGATGTCACCCGACCAGGCAAAGCAGCTCGCGGAAGATATGATGAAGACTCCGGACCGGGCCCTTGAGGAAATGGTGCGCGAGGAATTGCAGATTGGCGAACAACGTACCACTCCCATGAAAGAAGCCTGGACAACGGGCATCGCGACGGCCATTGGGGCGTTCATTCCGGTGGCCCCGTTTATGGTGATGTCCAACGCCATGCACGCGGCGTGGGTATCGTTCACGATTGCGATGGTATCGCATTTCGCCGTGGGCGCCGCGCGAAGCCTTTTTACCGGTCGAGGCGTCTTCCGCAGCGGATTCGATATGTTCCTGGTCGGGCTGGGCGTTGCAGGAATCGGATACCTGTTTGGATATCTTCTGACGGGGGTAGTCGGATAA